A stretch of the Uranotaenia lowii strain MFRU-FL chromosome 3, ASM2978415v1, whole genome shotgun sequence genome encodes the following:
- the LOC129752583 gene encoding uncharacterized protein LOC129752583: MSAAERKLRGLKNRKRSITTSFAGIVNFVNEFQQERDAVEVPVRLENLVELWKEFNAVQQELEIMEDSGDDKTLQEYLKERTDFERNYYRIKGTLLLVNVLQTVSTKPSTSQQPSFPAKKPAFPRVSNYGSVQNSGFQRNCFVCSGQHNIYQCASFNNMSVDERENVVRRNQLCRNCLRRGHLAKTCSSESSCRNCNSRHHTKLCSPQRFENKPAQNIRSNKPSPPIPKPDNPASETSAAHSGVTSCSSQGSTSRKVLLATAVILMVDDTGNEYPVRALLDSGSECCFIAERVSQRMKVQRNRVDVPIAGIGQSSTSVRSKLRSTFKSRISSFKATVDLFVLPKVTVDLPTISIDASTWEIPTGIQLADPAFYESAKIDVVLGADVFFDLFYVPGRISMGDSMPHLVNSVFGWIISGKVPERKVNAPLICNVATTADLHRDMERFWLLETDDSPAYSPDEMLCEKLFVESVSRSPSGRYMVRLPMKQDVLKNLCDNRRTALHRFRLLEGRLKRSPQLAIQYREFMDDYINLGHMKQIDDSSIDHQPSFFLPHHPVVREQSSTTKLRVVFDASCKSSSGISLNDAMLVGPTIQDDLRSIILRSRIHPILIVADVAKMFRQIEIHPNDTPLQRIFWRSDPEQEVQIFELKTVTYGTAAAPFLATRVLQQMAHDESKNYPIASKATCRDIYMDDLISGTKTVNEAIELITQLEGMFSSAGMELRKYASNYQEVLEQLPESKRALQSTVDFDKDQTIKTLGLHWETNTDRLKYVILDSQTEITSTITKRTTLSCIAKLFDPLGLLGPVVVTAKFFMQALWSLKEDDKLWDWDRELPEDMQIYWKSFVAELPLLNQLRIDRFVMLPNTVDFELHFFSDASENGYGSCVYVRSTNSKGEIKTALLTSSSKVAPLKKQSIARLELCGALSSAKLYSKVSKSLRVPAKAFFWVDSTTVLSWLAATPSSWSTFVGNRVSKIQTATEKCDWNFIAGVENPADIISRGLPANKLLDSRLWWEGPHWLAQERSFWPVNAAQFELTEEAAHERKRSALTSAALAPTFVDTYIANFSNYQHMLRMTAYWRRYFTNRRLPKSERVVSQPLTTEEILGAENVLIQLVQRNSFPEEWKDLENQRPVSNKSQLRWFNPIFATDKVLRIGGRLGKSAQSYASQHQIILPKSHAFVTLLVRSYHERLLHAATQLLTNTLRLRFWILGGRTTPRLIVHSCVVCFRAKPKAIQQLMADLPSPRVKPSRPFSITGVDFWGPIYLKPRHRRDAPIKAYVCVFVCFSTKAVHLEIVTNLSTAKFLQALRRFVGRRGLCSDIFSDNGTNFTGANNEIRRLLKTKDFQHSVTRECSDNGIRWHFNPPKASHFGGLWEAAIASAQKHFVRVVGDRKLEFDDMETLLVQIECCLNSRPLTELTNDPTDLRPLTPGHFLIGEELKSVPDENCQNIPYNRLPQWQQIQKMQQEIWSRWNLEYLHTLQSRTKWFKPPVELKKDQLVVLIDENQPPMRWAMARIVDLHPGSDGVVRVVSLQTPTGKTTRSTSKICVLPITSASEEQIASKISESQ, encoded by the exons ATGTCGGCCGCCGAAAGGAAATTGCGGGGTCTAAAAAACCGCAAACGCAGCATCACGACTTCCTTCGCTGGGATTGTTAACTTCGTCAACGAGTTTCAACAAGAACGCGATGCAGTCGAGGTTCCAGTCAGGCTGGAAAATCTTGTTGAACTTTGGAAGGAGTTCAATGCCGTTCAGCAGGAGCTCGAGATAATGGAGGATTCTGGAGACGACAAAACATTGCAGGAGTATCTCAAGGAGCGCACGGATTTTGAGAGGAACTACTACCGGATCAAAGGTACTCTGCTTTT GGTAAACGTCCTGCAAACAGTTTCCACTAAGCCTTCTACGTCGCAACAACCTAGTTTCCCAGCCAAGAAGCCAGCTTTTCCACGAGTTAGCAATTATGGTAGTGTACAGAATAGTGGATTTCAACGCAATTGTTTCGTCTGCTCTGGTCAGCACAACATTTATCAATGTGCTTCATTCAACAATATGTCCGTCGATGAAAGGGAAAATGTTGTCCGCCGTAATCAATTATGTCGAAATTGTTTGCGCCGTGGGCACTTAGCCAAAACTTGTTCCTCTGAGTCTAGTTGTCGCAATTGTAATAGTCGTCACCATACCAAACTCTGTTCGCCTCAAAGGTTCGAAAATAAACCAGCTCAAAACATTAGATCAAACAAACCTAGTCCACCCATTCCGAAACCTGATAACCCAGCATCTGAAACTTCCGCTGCCCATTCTGGAGTCACTAGCTGCAGTTCACAAGGTTCAACCTCTCGTAAAGTCCTTCTTGCTACTGCGGTCATTTTAATGGTTGATGATACCGGAAACGAATACCCCGTCCGTGCATTATTGGATTCTGGAAGCGAGTGTTGCTTCATAGCCGAGCGTGTTAGTCAGCGTATGAAGGTGCAGCGGAATAGAGTGGATGTTCCTATTGCAGGCATAGGACAGTCGTCAACAAGTGTTCGTTCAAAACTCCGCTCGACGTTCAAGTCGCGGATTTCAAGCTTCAAGGCCACCGTTGATCTATTCGTTTTGCCGAAGGTTACCGTAGACTTGCCGACTATTTCCATAGACGCTTCCACATGGGAAATACCTACAGGAATTCAACTTGCCGACCCTGCCTTTTATGAATCAGCTAAAATCGATGTGGTGCTTGGTGCAGATGTCTTCTTTGACCTCTTCTACGTTCCTGGACGAATTTCTATGGGTGATTCTATGCCACACTTGGTTAACTCTGTATTCGGATGGATTATCTCGGGAAAAGTTCCTGAAAGGAAGGTTAACGCTCCTCTAATTTGCAATGTAGCAACTACAGCTGATTTACATCGAGATATGGAAAGATTTTGGCTCCTCGAAACTGATGATTCTCCTGCTTATTCGCCCGATGAAAtgttatgcgaaaaattattCGTCGAATCGGTTTCACGTTCACCCAGCGGTCGCTACATGGTTCGCTTACCTATGAAGCAagacgttttgaaaaatttatgcgaTAATCGGAGAACTGCTTTGCATCGATTTCGTCTTCTAGAAGGTCGCCTCAAACGAAGTCCTCAACTAGCAATTCAGTATCGTGAATTCATGGACGATTATATCAACCTGGGGCACATGAAACAAATAGATGATTCCTCAATCGATCACCAACCGTCTTTCTTTCTTCCTCACCACCCAGTGGTTCGAGAACAAAGTAGCACAACAAAACTAAGAGTCGTATTCGACGCCTCTTGTAAGAGCTCATCAGGTATTTCTTTGAACGATGCTATGCTGGTCGGTCCAACCATTCAGGATGACCTTAGGTCAATTATTTTGCGATCTCGAATTCATCCCATTTTGATTGTTGCCGATGTTGCCAAAATGTTCCGGCAAATTGAAATCCATCCAAACGACACACCTCTTCAGAGAATTTTCTGGCGGTCAGATCCCGAACAAGAAGTTCAAATCTTCGAATTAAAAACCGTAACATACGGTACTGCTGCAGCACCTTTTCTCGCTACTCGAGTTTTGCAGCAGATGGCTCACGACGAGAGTAAAAATTATCCAATCGCGTCCAAGGCGACTTGTCGAGACATTTATATGGACGATCTCATTTCTGGTACAAAAACAGTCAACGAAGCAATCGAGCTTATTACGCAGTTAGAAGGCATGTTTTCCTCAGCAGGCATGGAGCTACGCAAGTATGCAAGCAATTACCAGGAAGTCCTGGAACAGCTACCTGAATCAAAAAGAGCTCTCCAGTCGACAGTAGATTTTGATAAGGATCAAACAATAAAAACGTTAGGCCTGCACTGGGAAACCAACACCGACCGTTTGAAATATGTCATTCTCGATTCACAAACTGAAATCACCTCAACGATTACAAAAAGAACAACACTTTCTTGTATCGCGAAACTATTCGACCCTCTAGGGTTATTAGGCCCCGTGGTGGTAACGGCCAAGTTTTTTATGCAAGCTCTCTGGAGTTTGAAAGAGGACGACAAACTTTGGGACTGGGATCGTGAACTCCCAGAAGATATGCAGATTTACTGGAAATCATTTGTCGCTGAGCTTCCGCTTCTGAATCAGCTTAGAATCGATCGGTTCGTTATGCTTCCGAACACTGTCGACTTCGAATTACACTTTTTCTCCGATGCGTCGGAAAATGGATACGGTTCCTGCGTTTACGTTCGGTCAACCAACTCAAAGGGCGAAATCAAAACAGCACTACTTACATCGTCTTCCAAGGTGGCACCTTTGAAGAAGCAGAGCATCGCACGTCTAGAGCTTTGTGGAGCACTCTCGTCGGCTAAGTTGTACAGCAAGGTTTCGAAGTCACTCAGGGTTCCAGCAAAGGCATTTTTCTGGGTGGACTCTACAACGGTTTTGAGCTGGTTGGCAGCAACACCTTCGTCATGGTCGACCTTTGTAGGGAACAGGGTTTCGAAAATACAAACAGCGACAGAGAAATGCGACTGGAACTTCATAGCTGGAGTTGAAAACCCGGCGGACATAATATCCAGAGGACTACCCGCAAACAAACTACTCGACAGCAGACTATGGTGGGAGGGTCCGCATTGGCTCGCTCAGGAGAGGAGTTTCTGGCCAGTGAATGCTGCACAATTTGAGCTTACGGAAGAGGCTGCTCATGAGCGCAAAAGAAGCGCGTTAACGTCAGCTGCACTTGCACCTACATTTGTGGACACGTACATCGCCAATTTCTCCAACTATCAGCACATGTTGAGAATGACTGCTTATTGGAGGAGGTATTTCACCAATCGTCGTTTGCCGAAGTCTGAAAGGGTCGTATCTCAACCACTTACAACAGAAGAAATCCTTGGAGCTGAGAATGTTTTGATTCAGCTTGTTCAGCGAAATAGTTTTCCCGAAGAATGGAAGGATTTGGAAAATCAACGACCAGTTTCGAACAAATCTCAACTTCGTTGGTTCAACCCAATTTTTGCCACAGATAAGGTTCTTAGAATTGGCGGTAGGTTGGGAAAGTCGGCTCAATCGTACGCATCGCAACACCAAATAATATTGCCAAAATCTCACGCTTTCGTCACACTTCTGGTACGATCTTATCATGAACGTTTATTGCACGCCGCAACCCAATTACTCACTAACACACTTCGTTTACGTTTCTGGATTCTCGGTGGTCGAACCACACCAAGGCTCATAGTTCACTCCTGCGTAGTTTGTTTTCGAGCCAAGCCGAAAGCCATACAGCAGCTTATGGCTGATTTGCCATCGCCACGCGTAAAACCATCAAGACCATTTTCTATCACCGGTGTAGATTTCTGGGGACCAATTTACCTAAAACCTCGTCACCGTCGTGATGCACCTATTAAGGCTTATGTGTGCGTTTTTGTGTGCTTTAGCACCAAGGCCGTCCACCTAGAGATTGTAACGAACCTTAGCACAGCAAAATTTCTCCAAGCTCTCCGTCGATTTGTTGGACGTCGAGGCTTGTGCTCTGATATTTTCTCCGATAATGGGACGAATTTCACTGGAGCTAATAATGAAATTCGTCGCCTTCTGAAAACTAAAGACTTTCAACATTCTGTTACCCGCGAATGCTCCGACAACGGAATTCGCTGGCATTTCAACCCGCCCAAAGCTTCGCACTTTGGCGGACTCTGGGAGGCTGCCATTGCTTCAGCCCagaaacattttgttcgagtTGTGGGGGACCGAAAATTAGAATTTGACGACATGGAGACCCTGTTAGTTCAGATTGAGTGTTGCCTGAACTCGCGTCCGCTCACCGAACTCACAAACGATCCTACGGATTTACGGCCGTTAACGCCCGGCCATTTTTTGATAGGCGAGGAACTGAAATCTGTTCCCGATGAAAATTGCCAAAACATTCCATACAACCGGCTTCCACAATGGCAGCAAATCCAGAAAATGCAGCAGGAGATATGGAGTCGCTGGAATCTGGAGTATCTACACACGCTCCAATCTCGTACCAAATGGTTCAAACCTCCCGTGGAGCTGAAAAAGGACCAGCTCGTTGTCCTTATCGACGAAAATCAACCGCCGATGCGCTGGGCAATGGCACGAATCGTCGATTTACACCCTGGTTCCGATGGAGTAGTTCGAGTCGTATCACTACAGACACCCACCGGAAAAACAACCCGTTCAACATCGAAAATATGTGTTCTTCCTATTACATCGGCATCTGAAGAGCAAATTGCATCGAAAATTTCCGAATCACAGTAA